Proteins encoded by one window of Bactrocera oleae isolate idBacOlea1 chromosome 4, idBacOlea1, whole genome shotgun sequence:
- the LOC106617572 gene encoding SLIT-ROBO Rho GTPase-activating protein 1 isoform X1, which yields MGEKDQDIKSPMKRVGSTRKIVMFSSIRQQLNEQLRCLDTRVESQIGLIQEIQDFFRRRGELELDYSKSLEKFARGLLLKHKEQKQKRDHWPIFSTFACWQHLVKETQSLSKDHAILADLYSISIVASLQTTIEDVQRIYKKVKLIGYEIHEDIQHLLQELHTTMKTYQRYESECKSAKLKLVTAEAQRKKLEQTIAKEKLERNKKYKLTEKEIVKRDTKYKDARLKALKAKTEYQLCLEASNTTIHKYFVEDLCDLIDCMDLGFGSMISKAILMHVSADQGRSRAILQQADNLSHLIHSIDCRADKQKFLEHHHTAFIIPKRLELQCQQDQTENIEIDIKKELHLDMEQRLETLGQRLRDLRIECDEVWKSLETAETKLLEHYNNKDNDTSDIFSEGKHYIHKTPNSNITPKLKAEKQDIEDYYILKIREYINGTSRIARLSAKAEFLRNVLIKDNSCCLPSHTKAITSNRKRIGRVNITGQPKLFGGSLEEYLEFTSEEVPLVMRSCIRVINLYGLHHQGIFRVSGSQVEISNFREAFERGEDPLADTNDASDINSVAGLLKLYLRELREPLFPIVYFEHFVSIAEIRSKEDIITAIRNFLSNLSPTVLIVIRYLFAFLNHLSEYADENMMDAFNLAICFGPTLMPAPEDKDQVQYQNQINELIKCMILYHDDIFPPDLVGLEYEKYISHEPFMDIFVGESPVDNVTEDPDSEVCPSEDESETLEATVQFDFKARSNRELSIRKGDIVILRKQVSNDWWHGALNGTEGLIPDKYISLRIKGEDRDKISIEQYNHRDINAENEPTVEIQAETTKEDCHVYLQPNIDPISYNSRTNNEFYEDNSLNDYEKHAEIQIVNTCDNLERLPAPESIQCISDFNKKSINTHQSSNEILQRSTDVVDNSVISNIPPVNVNVDSVQSTADFEHSIKTDDTTEEELKNLSEFQKNKFLWEVRSRGTSKESCYNLPYEKKPIAPDLVMDLPISKNKSIFECAFQENTEDIGETTQVKGNTVTFKTADHTTVLKKKKSNDLPKAVSASKSALVSEDLQSQNDLFIVEGNNLYANINPSSAQTCGFILDHEVNQYQMAHKQNDLKNNETNSNENRAESNKSNNME from the exons ATGGGCGAAAAGGATCAGGATATAAAGAGCCCAATGAAAAGAGTGGGATCTACAAGAAAGATCGTTATGTTCAGta GTATTCGTCAACAGCTCAATGAACAACTTCGATGTCTTGATACCAGGGTGGAGTCACAAATTGGATTAATTCAAGAAATTCAAGATTTCTTTCGCCGTCGTGGAGAATTAGAGCTAGACTACAGTAAAAGCTTAGAGAAGTTTGCACGTGGATTGCTCTTAAAACACAAGGAACAGAAACAAAa aagagATCACTGGCCAATATTTTCAACGTTTGCGTGTTGGCAACATTTAGTTAAGGAAACTCAGTCGTTGTCAAAAGATCACGCAATATTGGCCGACCTATATTCTATAAGTATTGTTGCAAGTTTACAGACCACTATTGAAGATGttcaaagaatatataaaaag GTTAAATTAATAGGATATGAAATTCACGAAGATATTCAACATCTCCTTCAAGAACTTCATACGACAATGAAAACTTATCAAAGATATGAG AGTGAATGTAAATCAGCTAAACTAAAGTTGGTTACTGCAGAAGCCCAGAGAAAAAAATTGGAGCAGACAATTGCAAAAGAAAAACTGGAACGGAATAAGAAATATAAACTTACCGAAAAAGAAATAGTCAAG AGagatacaaaatataaagatgCAAGACTGAAAGCGCTAAAAGCTAAAACTGAGTACCAATTATGTTTGGAAGCTTCAAATACTacgatacataaatattttgtggaAGATTTGTGTGACCTAATAGAT TGTATGGATCTTGGATTTGGATCTATGATTTCAAAAGCGATACTAATGCATGTTTCGGCAGACCAGGGTAGATCAAGGGCAATTCTTCAACAAGCAGATAATCTCTCACATTTAATACACTCCATCGATTGTCGAGCTGATAAGCAAAAATTTCTAGAGCACCATCATACAGCGTTTATAATACCTAAACGTTTAGAGTTGCAATGCCAACAGGATCAGACTGAAAACATTgaaattgatataaaaaaagaattacattTAGATATGGAACAAAGATTGGAAACTTTAGGTCAAAGGTTACGAGATCTTCGCATTGAATGCGACGAAGTTTGGAAGTCACTCGAGACAGCCGAAACAAAACTTTTGGAACATTATAATAACAAGGACAATGACACCAGCGATATTTTTTCTGAAGGAAAACATTATATACATAAGACACCCAACAGCAATATTACACCTAAGCTGAAAGCCGAGAAACAGGACATTGAAGATTATTACATATTG aaaatTCGAGAGTATATAAACGGAACTTCACGCATAGCACGTTTAAGCGCAAAGGCTGAATTTTTACGAAACGTTTTAATTAAGGACAATTCATGTTGTTTACCTTCTCATACGAAAGCCATAACATCGAACCGGAAACGAATTGGACGTGTCAATATTACTGGCCAACCTAAATTATTTGGCGGTTCCTTAGaagaatatttagaatttaCCAGCGAGGAAGTACCACTCGTTATGCGTAGCTGCATACgtgttattaatttatatg GATTACATCATCAAGGAATATTTAGAGTTTCAGGGTCCCAAgtggaaatttcaaattttcgagAAGCATTTGAAAGGGGCGAAGATCCACTTGCAGATACAAATGATGCGTCAGATATTAATTCCGTTGCTGGACTTTTAAAGTTGTACTTGCGAGAGTTGAGGGAGCCATTGTTTCCTATAGTATATTTTGAACATTTTGTGTCTATTGCAG aaATACGTTCAAAAGAGGATATCATAACAgcaataagaaattttttaagcaaTCTTTCTCCTACGGTTTTAATAGTTATTCGTTATTTATTCGCATTTCTAAATCA CCTATCGGAATACGCGGATGAAAATATGATGGATGCATTTAATTTAGCTATTTGTTTTGGCCCGACCCTTATGCCTGCACCGGAAGATAAAGATCAAGTTCAataccaaaatcagataaacGAGCTAATTAAATGTATGATATTGTACCACGATGATATTTTTCCGCCTGATTTAGTAGGCTTGGaatacgaaaaatatatatctcaCGAACCTTTCATGGATAT TTTTGTTGGAGAATCCCCAGTTGATAATGTGACTGAAGATCCGGACTCGGAAGTTTGCCCCTCCGAAGATG AATCAGAAACTTTGGAAGCCACAGTTCAATTCGATTTTAAAGCGCGATCTAATCGTGAGTTATCAATTCGCAAAGGAGATATTGTAATCTTAAGAAAACAG GTATCTAATGATTGGTGGCACGGAGCATTAAATGGAACAGAGGGTTTGATACCAGATAAATATATATCCCTTAGAATAAa aGGAGAAGACAGAGACAAAATCTCTATTGAACAATACAACCATAGGGATATCAATGCTGAGAACGAGCCAACTGTTGAAATTCAAGCAGAAACCACGAAAGAGGATTGTCACGTATATTTACAGCCTAATATTGATCCCATTTCATACAATTCAAGAACCAATAatgaattttatgaagataattcTTTGAATGACTACGAGAAACATGCCGAAATACAGATTGTAAACACCTGTGACAATTTAGAG CGTCTACCGGCACCGGAGTCAATTCAATGTATTTCCGATTTCAATAAAAAGTCCATTAACACTCATCAGAGCAGCAACGAAATATTGCAAAGAAGCACAGATGTAGTAGATAATTCAGTCATATCCAACATACCCCCGGTAAATGTTAATGTTGACAGTGTTCAATCTACAGCGGATTTTGAACATTCTATTAAAACTGACGATACAACCGAAGAGGAGTTGAAGAATTTGAGtgaattccaaaaaaataaatttttatgggAAGTAAGATCACGCGGTACATCCAAGGAAAGTTGCTACAATTTGCCATACGAAAAGAAGCCCATTGCACCCGATCTCGTTATGGATTTACCAAtctcaaaaaataaatcaatttttgagTGTGCTTTTCAAGAAAATACAGAG gaTATCGGCGAAACAACACAGGTAAAAGGAAATACGGTGACTTTTAAAACCGCGGACCATACGACAGttctgaagaaaaaaaaatcaaatgatcTACCCAAAGCAGTCAGTGCTTCAAAATCCGCATTAGTTAGTGAAGATCTACAATCTCAAAATGATCTTTTTATTGTAGAAGGAAATAATTTATATGCCAATATAAATCCTTCGTCCGCGCAAACATGTGGATTTATTTTAGATCACGAAGTAAATCAATATCAAATGGCGCACAAACagaatgatttaaaaaataatgaaacgaATTCGAATGAAAATAGAGCTGAATCGAATAAAAGTAACAATATGGAGTAA
- the LOC106617572 gene encoding SLIT-ROBO Rho GTPase-activating protein 1 isoform X2, with the protein MGEKDQDIKSPMKRVGSTRKIVMFSSIRQQLNEQLRCLDTRVESQIGLIQEIQDFFRRRGELELDYSKSLEKFARGLLLKHKEQKQKDHWPIFSTFACWQHLVKETQSLSKDHAILADLYSISIVASLQTTIEDVQRIYKKVKLIGYEIHEDIQHLLQELHTTMKTYQRYESECKSAKLKLVTAEAQRKKLEQTIAKEKLERNKKYKLTEKEIVKRDTKYKDARLKALKAKTEYQLCLEASNTTIHKYFVEDLCDLIDCMDLGFGSMISKAILMHVSADQGRSRAILQQADNLSHLIHSIDCRADKQKFLEHHHTAFIIPKRLELQCQQDQTENIEIDIKKELHLDMEQRLETLGQRLRDLRIECDEVWKSLETAETKLLEHYNNKDNDTSDIFSEGKHYIHKTPNSNITPKLKAEKQDIEDYYILKIREYINGTSRIARLSAKAEFLRNVLIKDNSCCLPSHTKAITSNRKRIGRVNITGQPKLFGGSLEEYLEFTSEEVPLVMRSCIRVINLYGLHHQGIFRVSGSQVEISNFREAFERGEDPLADTNDASDINSVAGLLKLYLRELREPLFPIVYFEHFVSIAEIRSKEDIITAIRNFLSNLSPTVLIVIRYLFAFLNHLSEYADENMMDAFNLAICFGPTLMPAPEDKDQVQYQNQINELIKCMILYHDDIFPPDLVGLEYEKYISHEPFMDIFVGESPVDNVTEDPDSEVCPSEDESETLEATVQFDFKARSNRELSIRKGDIVILRKQVSNDWWHGALNGTEGLIPDKYISLRIKGEDRDKISIEQYNHRDINAENEPTVEIQAETTKEDCHVYLQPNIDPISYNSRTNNEFYEDNSLNDYEKHAEIQIVNTCDNLERLPAPESIQCISDFNKKSINTHQSSNEILQRSTDVVDNSVISNIPPVNVNVDSVQSTADFEHSIKTDDTTEEELKNLSEFQKNKFLWEVRSRGTSKESCYNLPYEKKPIAPDLVMDLPISKNKSIFECAFQENTEDIGETTQVKGNTVTFKTADHTTVLKKKKSNDLPKAVSASKSALVSEDLQSQNDLFIVEGNNLYANINPSSAQTCGFILDHEVNQYQMAHKQNDLKNNETNSNENRAESNKSNNME; encoded by the exons ATGGGCGAAAAGGATCAGGATATAAAGAGCCCAATGAAAAGAGTGGGATCTACAAGAAAGATCGTTATGTTCAGta GTATTCGTCAACAGCTCAATGAACAACTTCGATGTCTTGATACCAGGGTGGAGTCACAAATTGGATTAATTCAAGAAATTCAAGATTTCTTTCGCCGTCGTGGAGAATTAGAGCTAGACTACAGTAAAAGCTTAGAGAAGTTTGCACGTGGATTGCTCTTAAAACACAAGGAACAGAAACAAAa agATCACTGGCCAATATTTTCAACGTTTGCGTGTTGGCAACATTTAGTTAAGGAAACTCAGTCGTTGTCAAAAGATCACGCAATATTGGCCGACCTATATTCTATAAGTATTGTTGCAAGTTTACAGACCACTATTGAAGATGttcaaagaatatataaaaag GTTAAATTAATAGGATATGAAATTCACGAAGATATTCAACATCTCCTTCAAGAACTTCATACGACAATGAAAACTTATCAAAGATATGAG AGTGAATGTAAATCAGCTAAACTAAAGTTGGTTACTGCAGAAGCCCAGAGAAAAAAATTGGAGCAGACAATTGCAAAAGAAAAACTGGAACGGAATAAGAAATATAAACTTACCGAAAAAGAAATAGTCAAG AGagatacaaaatataaagatgCAAGACTGAAAGCGCTAAAAGCTAAAACTGAGTACCAATTATGTTTGGAAGCTTCAAATACTacgatacataaatattttgtggaAGATTTGTGTGACCTAATAGAT TGTATGGATCTTGGATTTGGATCTATGATTTCAAAAGCGATACTAATGCATGTTTCGGCAGACCAGGGTAGATCAAGGGCAATTCTTCAACAAGCAGATAATCTCTCACATTTAATACACTCCATCGATTGTCGAGCTGATAAGCAAAAATTTCTAGAGCACCATCATACAGCGTTTATAATACCTAAACGTTTAGAGTTGCAATGCCAACAGGATCAGACTGAAAACATTgaaattgatataaaaaaagaattacattTAGATATGGAACAAAGATTGGAAACTTTAGGTCAAAGGTTACGAGATCTTCGCATTGAATGCGACGAAGTTTGGAAGTCACTCGAGACAGCCGAAACAAAACTTTTGGAACATTATAATAACAAGGACAATGACACCAGCGATATTTTTTCTGAAGGAAAACATTATATACATAAGACACCCAACAGCAATATTACACCTAAGCTGAAAGCCGAGAAACAGGACATTGAAGATTATTACATATTG aaaatTCGAGAGTATATAAACGGAACTTCACGCATAGCACGTTTAAGCGCAAAGGCTGAATTTTTACGAAACGTTTTAATTAAGGACAATTCATGTTGTTTACCTTCTCATACGAAAGCCATAACATCGAACCGGAAACGAATTGGACGTGTCAATATTACTGGCCAACCTAAATTATTTGGCGGTTCCTTAGaagaatatttagaatttaCCAGCGAGGAAGTACCACTCGTTATGCGTAGCTGCATACgtgttattaatttatatg GATTACATCATCAAGGAATATTTAGAGTTTCAGGGTCCCAAgtggaaatttcaaattttcgagAAGCATTTGAAAGGGGCGAAGATCCACTTGCAGATACAAATGATGCGTCAGATATTAATTCCGTTGCTGGACTTTTAAAGTTGTACTTGCGAGAGTTGAGGGAGCCATTGTTTCCTATAGTATATTTTGAACATTTTGTGTCTATTGCAG aaATACGTTCAAAAGAGGATATCATAACAgcaataagaaattttttaagcaaTCTTTCTCCTACGGTTTTAATAGTTATTCGTTATTTATTCGCATTTCTAAATCA CCTATCGGAATACGCGGATGAAAATATGATGGATGCATTTAATTTAGCTATTTGTTTTGGCCCGACCCTTATGCCTGCACCGGAAGATAAAGATCAAGTTCAataccaaaatcagataaacGAGCTAATTAAATGTATGATATTGTACCACGATGATATTTTTCCGCCTGATTTAGTAGGCTTGGaatacgaaaaatatatatctcaCGAACCTTTCATGGATAT TTTTGTTGGAGAATCCCCAGTTGATAATGTGACTGAAGATCCGGACTCGGAAGTTTGCCCCTCCGAAGATG AATCAGAAACTTTGGAAGCCACAGTTCAATTCGATTTTAAAGCGCGATCTAATCGTGAGTTATCAATTCGCAAAGGAGATATTGTAATCTTAAGAAAACAG GTATCTAATGATTGGTGGCACGGAGCATTAAATGGAACAGAGGGTTTGATACCAGATAAATATATATCCCTTAGAATAAa aGGAGAAGACAGAGACAAAATCTCTATTGAACAATACAACCATAGGGATATCAATGCTGAGAACGAGCCAACTGTTGAAATTCAAGCAGAAACCACGAAAGAGGATTGTCACGTATATTTACAGCCTAATATTGATCCCATTTCATACAATTCAAGAACCAATAatgaattttatgaagataattcTTTGAATGACTACGAGAAACATGCCGAAATACAGATTGTAAACACCTGTGACAATTTAGAG CGTCTACCGGCACCGGAGTCAATTCAATGTATTTCCGATTTCAATAAAAAGTCCATTAACACTCATCAGAGCAGCAACGAAATATTGCAAAGAAGCACAGATGTAGTAGATAATTCAGTCATATCCAACATACCCCCGGTAAATGTTAATGTTGACAGTGTTCAATCTACAGCGGATTTTGAACATTCTATTAAAACTGACGATACAACCGAAGAGGAGTTGAAGAATTTGAGtgaattccaaaaaaataaatttttatgggAAGTAAGATCACGCGGTACATCCAAGGAAAGTTGCTACAATTTGCCATACGAAAAGAAGCCCATTGCACCCGATCTCGTTATGGATTTACCAAtctcaaaaaataaatcaatttttgagTGTGCTTTTCAAGAAAATACAGAG gaTATCGGCGAAACAACACAGGTAAAAGGAAATACGGTGACTTTTAAAACCGCGGACCATACGACAGttctgaagaaaaaaaaatcaaatgatcTACCCAAAGCAGTCAGTGCTTCAAAATCCGCATTAGTTAGTGAAGATCTACAATCTCAAAATGATCTTTTTATTGTAGAAGGAAATAATTTATATGCCAATATAAATCCTTCGTCCGCGCAAACATGTGGATTTATTTTAGATCACGAAGTAAATCAATATCAAATGGCGCACAAACagaatgatttaaaaaataatgaaacgaATTCGAATGAAAATAGAGCTGAATCGAATAAAAGTAACAATATGGAGTAA
- the ppk29 gene encoding sodium channel protein Nach isoform X1, translating to MMFLIINCYKKFLQLYTTTRLFWIIVIGISCWNMTVICILMLKRYISDSISISVETSFLHWNITFPSVSICLSKSRSNVEIMRFLNQKNINYIKNIHNYLFITPTNINTKEDYCRGFNSTCGVNIHIAREQLLTQFCESIITDITFLEVKQHNCAEIFKFHDLEMGYCFLANNFIDYRNLDELPLRLSPFEAKKSLKLFLKQESLWKYEMYVHSNVDIPYFGLLSQTLGKDHIRYTYNMEEMLNSLTVNDQSFEKRKCKFPHEIIYGSTYHYSFSSCMSDLRVILELKYCNCTLFTSPIKYFNYFCDFRGMACISKEDITFKAKQIAREKYVCYPSCSEQKLQFVGSNEIKKLARPRFALVEVEIQNVPPLRCVRSVTQSYQDLVVSAGGVIGLFIGISILSVIDIIYICLKKL from the exons atgatgtttttaatcataaattgttataaaaaatttctccAGCTTTATACAACGACCAG ACTATTTTGGATTATTGTTATAGGCATATCTTGTTGGAATATGAcagtaatttgtattttaatgttaaaaagATATATTTCCGATTCTATAAGTATAAGCGTCGAAACTTCATTTCTACACTGGAATATTACGTTCCCATCTGTATCAATTTGCTTATCTAAGAGTCGGTCTAATGTGGAAATTATGCGCTTTCTGAACCAaaagaatattaattacataaaaaatattcataattatttattcatcaCACCGACTAACATTAATACCAAAGAAGATTACTGCAGAGGCTTTAACTCAACCTGTGGAGTAAATATTCATATTGCAAGAGAACAA tTACTTACACAATTCTGTGAATCCATTATAACAGATATCACATTTTTGGAAGTTAAACAACACAACTGcgctgaaatatttaaatttcatgatCTTGAAATGGGTTATTGCTTTCTAGccaataattttattgatta TCGCAATTTAGATGAATTGCCATTACGACTTAGCCCGTTTGAAGCGAAGAAATCattaaaactttttctaaaacAAGAATCACTTTGGAAATACGAG ATGTACGTACATAGCAACGTGGATATACCATACTTCGGATTACTTTCACAAACTTTGGGAAAGGATCATATAAGATATACTTATAATATGGAAGAAATGCTAAATAGCTTGACAGTAAATGATCAAAgctttgaaaaaagaaaatgcaagtttccGCATGAAATAATTTATGGATCCACTTATCACTACAG tttttcatCATGCATGTCTGATCTCAGAGTAATTTTGGAGTTAAAATACTGTAATTGCACATTATTCACATCTCCGATAAAAT atttcaattatttctgtGATTTTCGGGGAATGGCATGTATATCTAAAG AGGATATAACTTTTAAGGCAAAACAAATCGCTagagaaaaatatgtatgttatccGTCGTGTTCGGAGCAGAAGCTTCAGTTTGTTgg gtctaatgaaattaaaaaattagctcGTCCAAGATTTGCACTAGTCGAGGTTGAAATACAAAATGTTCCCCCACTACGTTGTGTAAGAAGTGTTACTCAATCTTATCAAGATTTGGTTG tTTCAGCTGGAGGTGTCATTGGTCTTTTTATTGGTATTTCTATATTAAGTGTGAttgatattatatacatttgtttaaaaaaactcTAG
- the ppk29 gene encoding pickpocket protein 19 isoform X2 — translation MMFLIINCYKKFLQLYTTTRLFWIIVIGISCWNMTVICILMLKRYISDSISISVETSFLHWNITFPSVSICLSKSRSNVEIMRFLNQKNINYIKNIHNYLFITPTNINTKEDYCRGFNSTCGVNIHIAREQLLTQFCESIITDITFLEVKQHNCAEIFKFHDLEMGYCFLANNFIDYRNLDELPLRLSPFEAKKSLKLFLKQESLWKYEMYVHSNVDIPYFGLLSQTLGKDHIRYTYNMEEMLNSLTVNDQSFEKRKCKFPHEIIYGSTYHYRVILELKYCNCTLFTSPIKYFNYFCDFRGMACISKEDITFKAKQIAREKYVCYPSCSEQKLQFVGSNEIKKLARPRFALVEVEIQNVPPLRCVRSVTQSYQDLVVSAGGVIGLFIGISILSVIDIIYICLKKL, via the exons atgatgtttttaatcataaattgttataaaaaatttctccAGCTTTATACAACGACCAG ACTATTTTGGATTATTGTTATAGGCATATCTTGTTGGAATATGAcagtaatttgtattttaatgttaaaaagATATATTTCCGATTCTATAAGTATAAGCGTCGAAACTTCATTTCTACACTGGAATATTACGTTCCCATCTGTATCAATTTGCTTATCTAAGAGTCGGTCTAATGTGGAAATTATGCGCTTTCTGAACCAaaagaatattaattacataaaaaatattcataattatttattcatcaCACCGACTAACATTAATACCAAAGAAGATTACTGCAGAGGCTTTAACTCAACCTGTGGAGTAAATATTCATATTGCAAGAGAACAA tTACTTACACAATTCTGTGAATCCATTATAACAGATATCACATTTTTGGAAGTTAAACAACACAACTGcgctgaaatatttaaatttcatgatCTTGAAATGGGTTATTGCTTTCTAGccaataattttattgatta TCGCAATTTAGATGAATTGCCATTACGACTTAGCCCGTTTGAAGCGAAGAAATCattaaaactttttctaaaacAAGAATCACTTTGGAAATACGAG ATGTACGTACATAGCAACGTGGATATACCATACTTCGGATTACTTTCACAAACTTTGGGAAAGGATCATATAAGATATACTTATAATATGGAAGAAATGCTAAATAGCTTGACAGTAAATGATCAAAgctttgaaaaaagaaaatgcaagtttccGCATGAAATAATTTATGGATCCACTTATCACTACAG AGTAATTTTGGAGTTAAAATACTGTAATTGCACATTATTCACATCTCCGATAAAAT atttcaattatttctgtGATTTTCGGGGAATGGCATGTATATCTAAAG AGGATATAACTTTTAAGGCAAAACAAATCGCTagagaaaaatatgtatgttatccGTCGTGTTCGGAGCAGAAGCTTCAGTTTGTTgg gtctaatgaaattaaaaaattagctcGTCCAAGATTTGCACTAGTCGAGGTTGAAATACAAAATGTTCCCCCACTACGTTGTGTAAGAAGTGTTACTCAATCTTATCAAGATTTGGTTG tTTCAGCTGGAGGTGTCATTGGTCTTTTTATTGGTATTTCTATATTAAGTGTGAttgatattatatacatttgtttaaaaaaactcTAG
- the ppk29 gene encoding uncharacterized protein ppk29 isoform X3: MMFLIINCYKKFLQLYTTTRLFWIIVIGISCWNMTVICILMLKRYISDSISISVETSFLHWNITFPSVSICLSKSRSNVEIMRFLNQKNINYIKNIHNYLFITPTNINTKEDYCRGFNSTCGVNIHIAREQLLTQFCESIITDITFLEVKQHNCAEIFKFHDLEMGYCFLANNFIDYRNLDELPLRLSPFEAKKSLKLFLKQESLWKYEMYVHSNVDIPYFGLLSQTLGKDHIRYTYNMEEMLNSLTVNDQSFEKRKCKFPHEIIYGSTYHYSFSSCMSDLRVILELKYCNCTLFTSPIKYFNYFCDFRGMACISKEDITFKAKQIAREKYVCYPSCSEQKLQFVGCL, translated from the exons atgatgtttttaatcataaattgttataaaaaatttctccAGCTTTATACAACGACCAG ACTATTTTGGATTATTGTTATAGGCATATCTTGTTGGAATATGAcagtaatttgtattttaatgttaaaaagATATATTTCCGATTCTATAAGTATAAGCGTCGAAACTTCATTTCTACACTGGAATATTACGTTCCCATCTGTATCAATTTGCTTATCTAAGAGTCGGTCTAATGTGGAAATTATGCGCTTTCTGAACCAaaagaatattaattacataaaaaatattcataattatttattcatcaCACCGACTAACATTAATACCAAAGAAGATTACTGCAGAGGCTTTAACTCAACCTGTGGAGTAAATATTCATATTGCAAGAGAACAA tTACTTACACAATTCTGTGAATCCATTATAACAGATATCACATTTTTGGAAGTTAAACAACACAACTGcgctgaaatatttaaatttcatgatCTTGAAATGGGTTATTGCTTTCTAGccaataattttattgatta TCGCAATTTAGATGAATTGCCATTACGACTTAGCCCGTTTGAAGCGAAGAAATCattaaaactttttctaaaacAAGAATCACTTTGGAAATACGAG ATGTACGTACATAGCAACGTGGATATACCATACTTCGGATTACTTTCACAAACTTTGGGAAAGGATCATATAAGATATACTTATAATATGGAAGAAATGCTAAATAGCTTGACAGTAAATGATCAAAgctttgaaaaaagaaaatgcaagtttccGCATGAAATAATTTATGGATCCACTTATCACTACAG tttttcatCATGCATGTCTGATCTCAGAGTAATTTTGGAGTTAAAATACTGTAATTGCACATTATTCACATCTCCGATAAAAT atttcaattatttctgtGATTTTCGGGGAATGGCATGTATATCTAAAG AGGATATAACTTTTAAGGCAAAACAAATCGCTagagaaaaatatgtatgttatccGTCGTGTTCGGAGCAGAAGCTTCAGTTTGTTgg ctGCCTTTGA